Proteins encoded in a region of the Zea mays cultivar B73 chromosome 2, Zm-B73-REFERENCE-NAM-5.0, whole genome shotgun sequence genome:
- the LOC100282919 gene encoding E3 ubiquitin ligase BIG BROTHER-related (The RefSeq protein has 2 substitutions compared to this genomic sequence): protein MEGSKGSGGGGAGAGSEKPSAESNPSLNLPPPTAADVEATDDGGATAAAAAAAEAARRPFTALSQEEADLALARVLQEQERAYMLLRMNGSGGEGSDYGSSDAGSYEYDEEGDDYEEELEHHLRVHHHEHPSGDGDGEGEGEGAEGSDYDEEYEEDEEGGPEVDPAEFENDEAYARALQDAEELEVAARLMALAGLSDWRTVDVEHEEDHVNDPQEAWQEVDPDEYSYEELVALGEVVGTENRGLSADALASLPSVTYKMQSVQDGNTEQCVICRVELEDGESLIALPCKHLYHPECINQWLQINKVCPMCSAEVSTSSNKEP from the exons ATGGAAGGTTCGAAGGGGAGTGGAGGTGGTGGGGCCGGTGCCGGGTCCGAAAAGCCAAGCGCCGAGTCGAACCCTAGTCTGAATCTGCCGCCACCTACCGCAGCGGATGTCGAAGCCACGGATGACGGTGGCGCCACGGCCGCGGCCGCGGCAGCTGCCGAGGCGGCCAGGCGGCCGTTCACTGCCCTCAGCCAGGAGGAGGCTGACCTCGCCCTAGCCCGCGTCCTGCAGGAGCAG GAGCGGGCGTACATGTTGCTCCGGATGAACGGGAGCGGTGGCGAGGGCAGCGACTACGGGAGCTCTGATGCAGGGAGCTACGAGTACGACGAAGAGGGAGATGACTACGAAGAGGAACTGGAGCACCACCTCCGCGTCCACCACCACGAACACCCCTCGGGCGATggtgatggagagggagagggcgagggCGCCGAGGGGAGCGATTACGACGAAGAGTACGAGGAGGACGAAGAAGGGGAGCCGGAAGTAGATCCCGCGGAGTTTGAGAACGATGAGGCTTATGCGCGTGCGCTGCAGGATGCTGAGGAGCTTGAGGTCGCCGCGCGGCTTATGGCTCTCGCTGGTCTCAGCGATT GGCGAACTGTGGATGTGGAGCATGAGGAGGATCATGTGAATGACCCACAG GAGGCATGGCAAGAGGTTGATCCAGACGAGTACTCCTATGAG GAGCTAGTTGCATTGGGTGAAGTAGTTGGCACAGAAAACAGAGGTCTCTCTGCTGATGCACTTGCTTCTTTACCTTCAGTAACATACAAGATGCAAAGTGTTCAGGATGGCAACACAGAGCA ATGTGTAATTTGCCGTGTGGAATTGGAGGAGGGTGAATCTTTGATTGCACTTCCCTGCAAGCACTTATACCATCCTGAATGCATAAACCAGTGGCTGCAAATAAATAAG GTATGCCCTATGTGCAGTGCAGAAGTATCAACCTCCAGCAACAAGGAGCCATGA